In the Oncorhynchus gorbuscha isolate QuinsamMale2020 ecotype Even-year linkage group LG05, OgorEven_v1.0, whole genome shotgun sequence genome, one interval contains:
- the LOC124036550 gene encoding isotocin-neurophysin IT 2-like isoform X2: protein MTGVAVFLCLFFLMSFCSACYISNCPIGGKRSVMDSPQRKCMLCGPGEQGRCFGPSICCGEGLGCWMGSPETARCMEENYLPTPCQAGGRPCGSEEGHCAAPGICCDSEGCSADQSCLAEEEGDNQISQSEGSDDALLRLLHMAGHTPPHRVHQ, encoded by the exons ATGACTGGAGTCGCTGTGTTCTTGTGTTTATTCTTCCTCATGTCTTTCTGTTCAGCCTGCTACATCTCCAACTGTCCCATCGGGGGCAAGAGGTCCGTCATGGACTCTCCACAACGCAAG TGCATGTTGTGTGGGCCAGGGGAGCAGGGCCGCTGTTTCGGCCCCAGTATCTGCTGTGGGGAAGGGCTGGGCTGCTGGATGGGCTCCCCAGAGACGGCACGCTGCATGGAGGAGAACTACCTGCCCACCCCCTGTCAGGCAGGAGGGAGACCCTGTGGATCTGAAGAAGGACACTGCGCTGCACCAGGCATCTGTTGTGACTCAG AGGGGTGCAGTGCTGACCAATCCTGTCTGGCAGAGGAGGAAGGCGATAATCAAATCAGCCAATCAGAGGGCAGCGATGACGCCCTCCTCAGGCTCCTTCACATGGCTGGCCACACCCCTCCTCATCGAGTCCACCAATGA
- the smyd1b gene encoding histone-lysine N-methyltransferase SMYD1b isoform X2, with protein sequence MDNIEVFDSPGKGRGLRATKELLSGDVLFSEPPFAAVVFDSLADKICHSCFRRQDKLQRCGQCKFAQYCDKTCQSAGWKEHKLECGAIKAFGAIGDNFGKAPNENIRLAARIMWRLDKEGGVMSDMQMTSLDDLENHISDMPEDDLKELKVDIHNFLDYWPRNSKQHRVDDISHIFGVINCNGFTVSDQRGLNAVGVGLFPNLCLVNHDCWPNCTVILNHGKIELRALGKIEPGEEVTVSYVDFLNVTEDRQRQLKMHYFFDCTCEHCKGHIKDDLKMGGKEVDGVKVPEEQVKEVTEYSLQMLQKMDKARLEGNYHEVIKICRECMEKQEPVLADTHIYQLRMWSTASEVSAYLQFIDEAADYARKMVDGYNKLYHPCNAHLGMATMRAGVTHWQAGKIEVGHGMICKAYAILQRTHGPTHPITKDLEAMRMQTEMELRMFRENEYIYKSMREAALKNQPMNMMNEPMAESVKNLFRRQKK encoded by the exons ATGGACAACATTGAGGTGTTTGACTCACCCGGAAAGGGGAGGGGCCTTAGAGCCACTAAGGAGCTGCTTTCCGGAGACGTTCTTTTCTCAGAACCCCCTTTTGCTGCAGTTGTCTTTGACAG TCTTGCAGACAAGATCTGCCACAGCTGTTTCCGCAGGCAGGACAAGCTGCAGCGCTGTGGCCAGTGTAAGTTCGCCCAGTACTGTGACAAGACATGCCAGAGCGCTGGCTGGAAGGAACACAAGCTGGAGTGTGGAGCCATCAAGGCTTTTGGGGCCATCGGGGACAACTTCGGCAAGGCACCCAATGAGAACATCCG TTTGGCCGCCCGCATCATGTGGCGCCTCGATAAAGAGGGCGGTGTCATGTCAGACATGCAGATGACCTCATTGGACGATCTGGAGAACCACATCAGTGACATGCCAGAGGATGATCTGAAGGAGCTGAAGGTGGACATCCACAACTTCTTGGACTACTGGCCACGCAACAGCAAGCAACACCGTGTAGACGACATCTCGCACATCTTTGGAGTG ATCAACTGTAATGGTTTCACAGTGAGTGACCAGAGAGGTCTAAATGCTGTGGGAGTGGGTCTGTTCCCTAACCTGTGTCTGGTCAACCATGACTGCTGGCCTAACTGCACTGTCATCCTCAACCATGGCAA gATTGAGCTGCGTGCCCTGGGCAAGATCGAGCCGGGTGAGGAGGTGACAGTGTCCTACGTGGATTTCCTGAACGTgactgaggacagacagagacagctgaAAATGCATTACTTCTTTGACTGCACCTGTGAACACTGTAAAGGTCACATCAAAGACGACCTCAAGATGGGAGGCAAGGAGGTGGACGGGGTCAAG gtacCTGAGGAGCAGGTGAAGGAGGTAACAGAGTACAGTCTGCAGATGCTGCAGAAGATGGATAAGGCTCGCTTGGAGGGGAATTACCAtgag gttATTAAGATATGCAGGGAGTGTATGGAGAAACAGGAGCCAGTGTTGGCTGATACACACATCTACCAGCTAAGGATGTGGAGCACAGCCAGCGAGGTGTCAGCCTACCTGCAGTTTATTGACGAGGCCGCTGACTATGCACGCAAAATGGTGGACGGATACAA CAAGCTATACCATCCATGCAACGCCCACCTGGGGATGGCAACCATGAGGGCAGGAGTGACCCACTGGCAGGCAGGGAAGATAGAGGTGGGACACGGCATGATCTGTAAAGCCTATGCCATCCTGCAGAGAACACACGGACCCACACATCCTATCACCAAAGACCTTGAG gCTATGCGTATGCAGACAGAAATGGAGCTGAGGATGTTTAGAGAGAATGAGTATATTTACAAAAGTATGCGGGAGGCTGCCCTGAAGAACCAGCCAATGAACATGATGAACGAACCTATGGCGGAGAGCGTCAAGAATCTCTTCCGCCGGCAGAAGAAGTGa
- the LOC124036549 gene encoding zinc finger protein 366-like isoform X1, with protein MMDTDILGFRPDRRSPHREDQRPVSHHSLYLSPPPLYLNPTKLSPFPTREAYSPLTHHRPRGSEGMHYTQREGSQKRKRRPQKMEGSESPTGDMEEVERRGNTKTVDLNHLPFSLPPRPCLPPSPMPIQGMIDLSRLQLHHRAMSRYETTMGLPLQVKQEPLSPSPLWPPSPLLHHHPPPLLFPPLHPSLLPFPFFMPGPIMHLSPGAFYPGEAQRPSRRSPDRGPRGGMTSAEKLGLNIHIDDSYHVDVGGNQKRWKCRTCEKSYTSKYNLVTHILGHSGIKPHSCHLCGNRFKQLSHLHTHLLTHQGTRPHKCQVCHKAFTQTSHLKRHMMQHSDVKPYSCGVCGRGFAYPSELRAHELKHEKGQENVCVECGLDFPTLAQLKRHLTAHRGPTLYRCSECQKSFQYPSQLQNHMMKHKDIRPYICSECGMEFIQSHHLKQHTLTHKYYMVKPGQRAALLKNLEPSKQTNETLERDGVKEHKCRICGREFTLLANMKRHVLIHTNIRSYQCHLCFKSFVQKQTLKAHMIVHSDIKPYKCKLCGKEFNRMHNLMGHMHLHSDSRPFKCRYCPSKFTLKGNLTRHMKVKHGIMDMGLNARVFRRRGRFCLSAPLSLRARSRQEEPFDLSQKPRPQWPSLRLSQSDGESVPGSSCQEEDEEDSLCRRSQYSPEVYQHHTGGQGYRSETDRQVYGQDMETVGQGYRSETDRQVYGQDMETRGQVYPPRAGEEVYQPVSEPGDAEEKVYQRVTGRQVYDSDSELGGQLYEQEAGGHHIGANVRYPGSGNTGKHVYHSDSDLDDQLYKPDPDQLEIGDQVYHSDAGEEMMETPEPCERDYHSDPGVYYQKP; from the exons ATGATGGACACAGACATTCTAGGTTTCAGACCTGACAGGAGGAGTCCTCATAGGGAAGACCAGAGACCTGTCTCTCACCACAGTCTTTATCTGAGCCCACCCCCACTCTACCTGAACCCGACCAAACTCTCCCCCTTCCCGACCAGAGAGGCCTACAGCCCCCTGACTCACCATCGGCCACGGGGCTCTGAGGGCATGCATTACACCCAGAGGGAAGGTTCCCAAAAACGCAAAAGAAGGCCACAAAAAATGGAGGGTTCCGAATCCCctacaggagacatggaggaggtggAGCGTCGAGGCAACACCAAGACTGTTGATCTCAACCACCttccgttctccctccctcctcgcccatgtctccctccctctcccatgcCCATTCAAGGTATGATCGACCTGAGCCGGCTCCAGCTGCACCACAGGGCTATGTCCAGATATGAGACAACTATGGGCCTCCCATTGCAGGTGAAACAGGAACCACTCAGCCCCTCACCTTTGtggcctccctctcctctcctccatcaccaccCTCCTCCCCTATTATTCCCCCCTCTCCACCCcagcctcctccccttccccttcttCATGCCTGGGCCCATCATGCACCTCTCTCCTGGAGCGTTCTACCCCGGAGAGGCACAACGACCTAGTCGGCGCAGCCCAGACAGAGGGCCCCGAGGTGGGATGACCAGCGCTGAGAAGCTGGGTCTCAACATCCACATCGACGACAGCTACCACGTAGATGTAGGAGGAAACCAGAAGCGTTGGAAGTGCCGTACGTGTGAGAAGTcatacacatccaagtataaccTGGTCACACACATCCTGGGCCACAGCGGGATCAAGCCTCACAGCTGCCATCTGTGTGGGAATCGGTTTAAGCAGCTGAGCCACCTGCACACTCACCTGCTCACCCACCAGGGCACACGGCCACACAAGTGCCAGGTGTGCCACAAGGCCTTCACCCAGACCAGCCACCTGAAGAGACATATGATGCAGCATAGTGACGTGAAGCCGTACAG TTGTGGGGTGTGTGGGAGGGGTTTTGCCTATCCTAGTGAGCTGCGGGCCCATGAGCTGAAGCATGAGAAAGGCCAGGAGAacgtgtgtgtggagtgtggttTGGACTTCCCCACTCTGGCCCAGCTCAAGAGACACCTGACGGCCCACAGAGGTCCCACCCTTTACAG GTGTAGTGAGTGCCAGAAGAGCTTCCAGTACCCCAGCCAGCTGCAGAACCACATGATGAAGCACAAAGACATCCGGCCATACATCTGCAGCGAGTGTggcatggagtttatacagtccCATCACCTCAAacagcacacactcacacataag TACTACATGGTGAAGCCAGGACAAAGAGCAGCTCTCCTCAAAAACCTTGAGCCCAGCAAACAGACAAATGAGACTTTAGAAAGAGAT ggggtGAAGGAGCACAAGTGTCGTATCTGTGGTCGGGAGTTCACCCTCTTGGCAAACATGAAGCGCCACGTCTTGATCCATACTAACATCAGGTCTTACCAGTGTCACCTCTGCTTCAAGAGCTTTGTCCAGAAACAGACCCTCAAGGCCCACATGATCGTCCACTCTGACATTAAACCCTACAAATGCAAG CTGTGTGGGAAGGAGTTCAACAGAATGCATAACCTGATGGGCCATATGCACCTGCACTCTGACAGCAGGCCCTTCAAGTGCCGCTACTGCCCCAGCAAGTTCACTCTGAAGGGGAACCTCACCCGCCATATGAAGGTCAAACATGGGATCATGGACATGGGCCTGAATGCAAGAG TGTTCAGGCGGCGGGGGCGGTTCTGCTTGTCGGCCCCTCTGAGTCTTCGGGCCCGCTCCAGACAGGAAGAGCCTTTTGACCTCTCCCAGAAGCCCCGGCCACAGTGGCCCAGCCTGCGCCTCTCCCAGTCGGACGGGGAGAGCGTCCCGGGGAGCTCCTgccaggaggaggatgaggaagacagCCTGTGCAGGAGGAGCCAGTACAGTCCTGAGGTCTACCAACACCACACTGGGGGACAGGGGTACAGGtctgagacagatagacaggtgtATGGACAGGACATGGAGACAGTTGGACAAGGGTACAGGtctgagacagatagacaggtgtATGGACAGGACATGGAAACACGTGGACAGGTGTACCCACCTAGGGCAGGTGAAGAGGTTTATCAGCCTGTGTCAGAGCCAGGTGATGCAGAGGAAAAGGTGTACCAGCGTGTGACAGGTAGACAGGTGTATGACTCCGACTCCGAGCTGGGGGGCCAGCTGTATGaacaagaggcaggtggacaccACATAGGTGCCAATGTGCGTTACCCTGGGTCAGGTAATACAGGTAAACATGTGTACCACTCAGATTCAGACTTAGATGATCAGTTGTATAAGCCTGACCCTGACCAGCTAGAGATAGGTGACCAGGTTTACCATTCTGACGCAGGTGAAGAGATGATGGAGACACCTGAACCATGTGAAAGAGACTACCACTCAGACCCAGGTGTTTATTATCAGAAACCATAG
- the smyd1b gene encoding histone-lysine N-methyltransferase SMYD1b isoform X1 yields the protein MDNIEVFDSPGKGRGLRATKELLSGDVLFSEPPFAAVVFDSLADKICHSCFRRQDKLQRCGQCKFAQYCDKTCQSAGWKEHKLECGAIKAFGAIGDNFGKAPNENIRLAARIMWRLDKEGGVMSDMQMTSLDDLENHISDMPEDDLKELKVDIHNFLDYWPRNSKQHRVDDISHIFGVINCNGFTVSDQRGLNAVGVGLFPNLCLVNHDCWPNCTVILNHGNQSAVNTVYHSQMRIELRALGKIEPGEEVTVSYVDFLNVTEDRQRQLKMHYFFDCTCEHCKGHIKDDLKMGGKEVDGVKVPEEQVKEVTEYSLQMLQKMDKARLEGNYHEVIKICRECMEKQEPVLADTHIYQLRMWSTASEVSAYLQFIDEAADYARKMVDGYNKLYHPCNAHLGMATMRAGVTHWQAGKIEVGHGMICKAYAILQRTHGPTHPITKDLEAMRMQTEMELRMFRENEYIYKSMREAALKNQPMNMMNEPMAESVKNLFRRQKK from the exons ATGGACAACATTGAGGTGTTTGACTCACCCGGAAAGGGGAGGGGCCTTAGAGCCACTAAGGAGCTGCTTTCCGGAGACGTTCTTTTCTCAGAACCCCCTTTTGCTGCAGTTGTCTTTGACAG TCTTGCAGACAAGATCTGCCACAGCTGTTTCCGCAGGCAGGACAAGCTGCAGCGCTGTGGCCAGTGTAAGTTCGCCCAGTACTGTGACAAGACATGCCAGAGCGCTGGCTGGAAGGAACACAAGCTGGAGTGTGGAGCCATCAAGGCTTTTGGGGCCATCGGGGACAACTTCGGCAAGGCACCCAATGAGAACATCCG TTTGGCCGCCCGCATCATGTGGCGCCTCGATAAAGAGGGCGGTGTCATGTCAGACATGCAGATGACCTCATTGGACGATCTGGAGAACCACATCAGTGACATGCCAGAGGATGATCTGAAGGAGCTGAAGGTGGACATCCACAACTTCTTGGACTACTGGCCACGCAACAGCAAGCAACACCGTGTAGACGACATCTCGCACATCTTTGGAGTG ATCAACTGTAATGGTTTCACAGTGAGTGACCAGAGAGGTCTAAATGCTGTGGGAGTGGGTCTGTTCCCTAACCTGTGTCTGGTCAACCATGACTGCTGGCCTAACTGCACTGTCATCCTCAACCATGGCAA TCAGTCGGCTGTGAATACTGTGTATCACTCTCAGATGAG gATTGAGCTGCGTGCCCTGGGCAAGATCGAGCCGGGTGAGGAGGTGACAGTGTCCTACGTGGATTTCCTGAACGTgactgaggacagacagagacagctgaAAATGCATTACTTCTTTGACTGCACCTGTGAACACTGTAAAGGTCACATCAAAGACGACCTCAAGATGGGAGGCAAGGAGGTGGACGGGGTCAAG gtacCTGAGGAGCAGGTGAAGGAGGTAACAGAGTACAGTCTGCAGATGCTGCAGAAGATGGATAAGGCTCGCTTGGAGGGGAATTACCAtgag gttATTAAGATATGCAGGGAGTGTATGGAGAAACAGGAGCCAGTGTTGGCTGATACACACATCTACCAGCTAAGGATGTGGAGCACAGCCAGCGAGGTGTCAGCCTACCTGCAGTTTATTGACGAGGCCGCTGACTATGCACGCAAAATGGTGGACGGATACAA CAAGCTATACCATCCATGCAACGCCCACCTGGGGATGGCAACCATGAGGGCAGGAGTGACCCACTGGCAGGCAGGGAAGATAGAGGTGGGACACGGCATGATCTGTAAAGCCTATGCCATCCTGCAGAGAACACACGGACCCACACATCCTATCACCAAAGACCTTGAG gCTATGCGTATGCAGACAGAAATGGAGCTGAGGATGTTTAGAGAGAATGAGTATATTTACAAAAGTATGCGGGAGGCTGCCCTGAAGAACCAGCCAATGAACATGATGAACGAACCTATGGCGGAGAGCGTCAAGAATCTCTTCCGCCGGCAGAAGAAGTGa
- the LOC124036549 gene encoding zinc finger protein 366-like isoform X2, with translation MMDTDILGFRPDRRSPHREDQRPVSHHSLYLSPPPLYLNPTKLSPFPTREAYSPLTHHRPRGSEGMHYTQREGSQKRKRRPQKMEGSESPTGDMEEVERRGNTKTVDLNHLPFSLPPRPCLPPSPMPIQGMIDLSRLQLHHRAMSRYETTMGLPLQVKQEPLSPSPLWPPSPLLHHHPPPLLFPPLHPSLLPFPFFMPGPIMHLSPGAFYPGEAQRPSRRSPDRGPRGGMTSAEKLGLNIHIDDSYHVDVGGNQKRWKCRTCEKSYTSKYNLVTHILGHSGIKPHSCHLCGNRFKQLSHLHTHLLTHQGTRPHKCQVCHKAFTQTSHLKRHMMQHSDVKPYSCGVCGRGFAYPSELRAHELKHEKGQENVCVECGLDFPTLAQLKRHLTAHRGPTLYRCSECQKSFQYPSQLQNHMMKHKDIRPYICSECGMEFIQSHHLKQHTLTHKGVKEHKCRICGREFTLLANMKRHVLIHTNIRSYQCHLCFKSFVQKQTLKAHMIVHSDIKPYKCKLCGKEFNRMHNLMGHMHLHSDSRPFKCRYCPSKFTLKGNLTRHMKVKHGIMDMGLNARVFRRRGRFCLSAPLSLRARSRQEEPFDLSQKPRPQWPSLRLSQSDGESVPGSSCQEEDEEDSLCRRSQYSPEVYQHHTGGQGYRSETDRQVYGQDMETVGQGYRSETDRQVYGQDMETRGQVYPPRAGEEVYQPVSEPGDAEEKVYQRVTGRQVYDSDSELGGQLYEQEAGGHHIGANVRYPGSGNTGKHVYHSDSDLDDQLYKPDPDQLEIGDQVYHSDAGEEMMETPEPCERDYHSDPGVYYQKP, from the exons ATGATGGACACAGACATTCTAGGTTTCAGACCTGACAGGAGGAGTCCTCATAGGGAAGACCAGAGACCTGTCTCTCACCACAGTCTTTATCTGAGCCCACCCCCACTCTACCTGAACCCGACCAAACTCTCCCCCTTCCCGACCAGAGAGGCCTACAGCCCCCTGACTCACCATCGGCCACGGGGCTCTGAGGGCATGCATTACACCCAGAGGGAAGGTTCCCAAAAACGCAAAAGAAGGCCACAAAAAATGGAGGGTTCCGAATCCCctacaggagacatggaggaggtggAGCGTCGAGGCAACACCAAGACTGTTGATCTCAACCACCttccgttctccctccctcctcgcccatgtctccctccctctcccatgcCCATTCAAGGTATGATCGACCTGAGCCGGCTCCAGCTGCACCACAGGGCTATGTCCAGATATGAGACAACTATGGGCCTCCCATTGCAGGTGAAACAGGAACCACTCAGCCCCTCACCTTTGtggcctccctctcctctcctccatcaccaccCTCCTCCCCTATTATTCCCCCCTCTCCACCCcagcctcctccccttccccttcttCATGCCTGGGCCCATCATGCACCTCTCTCCTGGAGCGTTCTACCCCGGAGAGGCACAACGACCTAGTCGGCGCAGCCCAGACAGAGGGCCCCGAGGTGGGATGACCAGCGCTGAGAAGCTGGGTCTCAACATCCACATCGACGACAGCTACCACGTAGATGTAGGAGGAAACCAGAAGCGTTGGAAGTGCCGTACGTGTGAGAAGTcatacacatccaagtataaccTGGTCACACACATCCTGGGCCACAGCGGGATCAAGCCTCACAGCTGCCATCTGTGTGGGAATCGGTTTAAGCAGCTGAGCCACCTGCACACTCACCTGCTCACCCACCAGGGCACACGGCCACACAAGTGCCAGGTGTGCCACAAGGCCTTCACCCAGACCAGCCACCTGAAGAGACATATGATGCAGCATAGTGACGTGAAGCCGTACAG TTGTGGGGTGTGTGGGAGGGGTTTTGCCTATCCTAGTGAGCTGCGGGCCCATGAGCTGAAGCATGAGAAAGGCCAGGAGAacgtgtgtgtggagtgtggttTGGACTTCCCCACTCTGGCCCAGCTCAAGAGACACCTGACGGCCCACAGAGGTCCCACCCTTTACAG GTGTAGTGAGTGCCAGAAGAGCTTCCAGTACCCCAGCCAGCTGCAGAACCACATGATGAAGCACAAAGACATCCGGCCATACATCTGCAGCGAGTGTggcatggagtttatacagtccCATCACCTCAAacagcacacactcacacataag ggggtGAAGGAGCACAAGTGTCGTATCTGTGGTCGGGAGTTCACCCTCTTGGCAAACATGAAGCGCCACGTCTTGATCCATACTAACATCAGGTCTTACCAGTGTCACCTCTGCTTCAAGAGCTTTGTCCAGAAACAGACCCTCAAGGCCCACATGATCGTCCACTCTGACATTAAACCCTACAAATGCAAG CTGTGTGGGAAGGAGTTCAACAGAATGCATAACCTGATGGGCCATATGCACCTGCACTCTGACAGCAGGCCCTTCAAGTGCCGCTACTGCCCCAGCAAGTTCACTCTGAAGGGGAACCTCACCCGCCATATGAAGGTCAAACATGGGATCATGGACATGGGCCTGAATGCAAGAG TGTTCAGGCGGCGGGGGCGGTTCTGCTTGTCGGCCCCTCTGAGTCTTCGGGCCCGCTCCAGACAGGAAGAGCCTTTTGACCTCTCCCAGAAGCCCCGGCCACAGTGGCCCAGCCTGCGCCTCTCCCAGTCGGACGGGGAGAGCGTCCCGGGGAGCTCCTgccaggaggaggatgaggaagacagCCTGTGCAGGAGGAGCCAGTACAGTCCTGAGGTCTACCAACACCACACTGGGGGACAGGGGTACAGGtctgagacagatagacaggtgtATGGACAGGACATGGAGACAGTTGGACAAGGGTACAGGtctgagacagatagacaggtgtATGGACAGGACATGGAAACACGTGGACAGGTGTACCCACCTAGGGCAGGTGAAGAGGTTTATCAGCCTGTGTCAGAGCCAGGTGATGCAGAGGAAAAGGTGTACCAGCGTGTGACAGGTAGACAGGTGTATGACTCCGACTCCGAGCTGGGGGGCCAGCTGTATGaacaagaggcaggtggacaccACATAGGTGCCAATGTGCGTTACCCTGGGTCAGGTAATACAGGTAAACATGTGTACCACTCAGATTCAGACTTAGATGATCAGTTGTATAAGCCTGACCCTGACCAGCTAGAGATAGGTGACCAGGTTTACCATTCTGACGCAGGTGAAGAGATGATGGAGACACCTGAACCATGTGAAAGAGACTACCACTCAGACCCAGGTGTTTATTATCAGAAACCATAG
- the LOC124036550 gene encoding uncharacterized protein LOC124036550 isoform X1, with product MTVLLARHLPSPSQGPALSGGRPATSPTVPSGARGPSWTLHNASACCVGQGSRAAVSAPVSAVGKGWAAGWAPQRRHAAWRRTTCPPPVRQEGDPVDLKKDTALHQASVVTQRGAVLTNPVWQRRKAIIKSANQRAAMTPSSGSFTWLATPLLIESTNELPMMPGFHGGHLRDWLLGFVVQGNLVVVH from the exons ATGACTGTACTACTGGCCAGGCATCTGCCGAGCCCAAGCCAGGGGCCAGCGCTATCAGGAGGGAGG CCTGCTACATCTCCAACTGTCCCATCGGGGGCAAGAGGTCCGTCATGGACTCTCCACAACGCAAG TGCATGTTGTGTGGGCCAGGGGAGCAGGGCCGCTGTTTCGGCCCCAGTATCTGCTGTGGGGAAGGGCTGGGCTGCTGGATGGGCTCCCCAGAGACGGCACGCTGCATGGAGGAGAACTACCTGCCCACCCCCTGTCAGGCAGGAGGGAGACCCTGTGGATCTGAAGAAGGACACTGCGCTGCACCAGGCATCTGTTGTGACTCAG AGGGGTGCAGTGCTGACCAATCCTGTCTGGCAGAGGAGGAAGGCGATAATCAAATCAGCCAATCAGAGGGCAGCGATGACGCCCTCCTCAGGCTCCTTCACATGGCTGGCCACACCCCTCCTCATCGAGTCCACCAATGAGCTGCCAATGATGCCAGGTTTCCATGGGGGTCACTTGAGAGATTGGTTGTTAGGATTTGTAGTTCAAGGTAACCTAGTTGTAGTTCATTGA